A window of the Labrus mixtus chromosome 8, fLabMix1.1, whole genome shotgun sequence genome harbors these coding sequences:
- the LOC132979343 gene encoding peptidyl-prolyl cis-trans isomerase Fkbp12-like, giving the protein MGVKVETLRPGDGTTYPKRGQTVTVHYVGTLTCGKKFDSSRDRTEPFQFKIGHGQVIKAWDEGVAQMSVGELATLTCSPDYAYGARGYPPVIPPNATLIFEVELLRV; this is encoded by the exons ATGGGTGTCAAAGTGGAAACCCTGAGACCCGGAGACG GAACGACTTATCCGAAGAGGGGACAGACGGTCACCGTGCACTACGTTG GAACACTGACATGTGGGAAAAAGTTTGATTCCTCCAGGGACCGGACAGAGCCCTTCCAATTCAAAATTGGTCATGGTCAAGTGATCAAGGCGTGGGATGAGGGTGTAGCACAG ATGAGCGTTGGTGAACTGGCCACGTTGACCTGCTCACCTGACTACGCCTACGGCGCCCGAGGATACCCGCCGGTCATCCCACCAAATGCCACTCTAATTTTCGAAGTGGAGCTCCTGCGTGTTTAA
- the LOC132979342 gene encoding MAM and LDL-receptor class A domain-containing protein 1-like codes for MWSDYFPCVCSGQGACLHLWYHMCGAGMGVLNVYQQSEEGKRALIFSQTGDQGRLWRLAQASLLPRVQPYRIVVVGVKAGPTQEGDMAFDDVMLTDTQCPTHGRCDFEINMCSWTNLGGKVDQGDWLRGSGASPNPNTGPSVDHTTNSTNGHYLYVDSSVGEWGDMSFVVSDVFPPSTRGHCLSFWYHMYGNHVGTLRVYINDRNTHTGGNEEGTLVWIEAGNKGDKWNEARVSIKHTEAFWFVFVYQRGMTTGGDVALDDIIILSSGCYTDPIGPTDHNNDMSVGLAVGLTLLAGVIITILLFMLNRKWRTMNEPSLMDNNSTDQNSALDVFESKTDVTQHESDFSFFNKMYDPSTNVPDTATTSSNA; via the exons ATGTGGTCTGATTATTTTCCCTGTGTCTGTTCAGGTCAAGGAGCGTGTTTGCATCTTTGGTACCACATGTGTGGCGCGGGCATGGGGGTGCTGAACGTTTACCAGCAGAGTGAGGAAGGGAAGCGAGCTCTGATTTTCTCTCAGACGGGAGACCAGGGCCGGCTGTGGAGGCTCGCTCAGGCTTCACTTCTGCCCCGGGTTCAGCCTTACAGG ATAGTGGTGGTGGGTGTAAAGGCTGGCCCTACACAGGAGGGAGACATGGcttttgatgatgtcatgctgACAGACACTCAGTGTCCTACTCATGGACGTTGTGACTTTGAGATCAACATGTGCAGCTGGACCAACCTGGGAGGAAAAGTCGACCAGGGGGACTGGCTCCGCGGCAGTGGAGCCTCCCCAAACCCCAACACCGGACCCAGTGTTGATCACACCACAAACTCTACTAACG GTCATTATCTGTACGTGGACAGCTCAGTGGGCGAGTGGGGAGACATGTCCTTTGTGGTTAGTGATGTGTTCCCTCCGTCCACCAGAGGTCACTGTCTGTCATTCTGGTATCACATGTATGGCAACCATGTTGGGACTCTAAGAGTTTACATAAATGACAG aaacacacacactggtggtaaTGAAGAAGGAACTCTGGTGTGGATAGAGGCAGGAAACAAAGGAGACAAGTGGAACGAGGCCAGAGTGTCTATTAAACATACAGAAGCATTTTGg tttgtgtttgtgtaccaGAGGGGGATGACTACAGGGGGGGATGTTGctcttgatgacatcatcatactCTCCAGCGGTTGCTACACAGACCCCATTGGCCCTACTGATCATAATAATG acatGTCCGTGGGTCTGGCAGTGGGTCTCACTCTGCTGGCTGgagtcatcatcaccatcctcctcttcatgctGAACAGAAAGTGGAGAACAAT GAACGAGCCGTCACTTATGGACAACAACTCAACTGACCAAAACTCTGCTTTGGACGTTTTTGAAAGCAAAACAGAT gtCACACAACATGAATCTGACTTCTCCTTCTTCAACAAAATGTACGATCCTTCCACGAATGTGCCTGACACCGCTACGACCTCATCTAATGCCTAG